The following are from one region of the Anomaloglossus baeobatrachus isolate aAnoBae1 chromosome 1, aAnoBae1.hap1, whole genome shotgun sequence genome:
- the DIRAS2 gene encoding GTP-binding protein Di-Ras2 encodes MPEQSNDYRVVVFGAGGVGKSSLVLRFVKGTFRESYIPTIEDTYRQVISCDKSICTLQITDTTGSHQFPAMQRLSISKGHAFILVYSVTSRQSLEELKPIYEQICQIKGDVESIPIMLVGNKSDESQNREVDSSDGEAIAKKWKCAFMETSAKMNHNVKELFQELLNLEKRRTVSLQIDGKKSKQQKRKEKLKGKCVVM; translated from the coding sequence ATGCCGGAGCAAAGTAATGATTACAGAGTAGTAGTGTTTGGAGCTGGCGGTGTGGGTAAAAGCTCCCTGGTTCTACGCTTTGTAAAGGGTACATTTCGAGAAAGTTATATACCGACTATTGAAGACACTTACCGGCAAGTGATCAGCTGTGACAAAAGCATATGTACTTTGCAGATTACCGACACCACCGGAAGCCACCAGTTTCCTGCTATGCAGCGCCTGTCTATATCAAAGGGACATGCCTTCATTTTGGTTTACTCCGTCACAAGCAGGCAGTCTCTGGAAGAACTGAAGCCAATCTATGAACAGATTTGCCAGATTAAAGGAGATGTAGAGAGCATCCCCATCATGTTGGTTGGAAATAAAAGCGACGAAAGCCAAAACAGAGAAGTGGACAGCTCGGATGGAGAAGCAATAGCAAAAAAATGGAAATGTGCCTTCATGGAGACATCTGCCAAGATGAACCACAATGTGAAGGAGCTGTTCCAAGAGCTTCTAAACCTTGAGAAACGCAGAACTGTGAGCCTTCAAATAGATGGAAAGAAGAGCAAGCagcagaaaaggaaagaaaaactgAAAGGCAAATGTGTTGTGATGTAA